The Pyrus communis chromosome 2, drPyrComm1.1, whole genome shotgun sequence genome includes a window with the following:
- the LOC137725046 gene encoding secreted RxLR effector protein 161-like, translated as MYAASLLARFMHCPTNRHYGIGKKVLMYIKGTLNYDLEYVKGRKACLIGYCDSDWGGSLEDSKSTLGYAFSFSNGVFSWALVKQSCVALSTADAEYISASEATTQAIWLRFVLEYFGELQTDETPFHCDNTSTIAITKNYVFHQKTKHIERRYHFIKDELQEGIIDLVYCPTKELLANIFTKPLAKDHFNFLISLLRVKSALDLKGSVEL; from the coding sequence atGTATGCAGCAAGTCTATTAGCTAGATTTATGCATTGTCCTACTAATAGACATTATGGAATTGGAAAGAAAGTGCTCATGTACATCAAGGGGACTCTAAATTATGATTTGGAGTATGTGAAGGGAAGAAAAGCTTGTCTAATTGGTTATTGTGATAGTGATTGGGGTGGATCTTTGGAGGACAGCAAGAGTACATTAGGGTATGCATTCTCATTTAGCAATGGTGTCTTCTCTTGGGCTTTAGTTAAGCAAAGTTGTGTTGCACTATCAACTGCAGACGCTGAATACATAAGTGCATCTGAAGCTACAACTCAGGCAATATGGTTGAGGTTTGTCCTAGAATATTTTGGAGAGTTACAAACTGATGAAACCCCCTTTCACTGTGATAACACATCTACAATTGCCATCACCAAGAACTATGTGTTCCATCAAAAGACTAAGCACATTGAGAGGAGATATCATTTTATCAAAGATGAACTGCAAGAAGGCATTATTGATTTAGTGTATTGTCCTACAAAAGAGCTATTGGCaaacatcttcacaaagccactCGCAAAGgatcatttcaattttctcataaGCTTGCTTCGAGTGAAATCAGCTTTAgacttaaaggggagtgttgaattGTAA